The Sphaeramia orbicularis chromosome 16, fSphaOr1.1, whole genome shotgun sequence genome window below encodes:
- the LOC115436431 gene encoding ribonucleases P/MRP protein subunit POP1-like isoform X2 translates to MKMSASKVKMREKKMRDQPVSVQYSSQNEAGGSNENGGGGPSTNRPKRSHHQPGWVRGHQKDGGDYSKEMPKYITAGGFARARAAEVKAMLKAVTKRPASCHVFETLPKHMRRRAMSHNTKRLPRRLRLMAMKLREKSLQGGSKKKKEQTRSKSRKARRRHGNLLLEFNRRQRKNIWLETHIWHAKRFHMVKKWGYCLGDRPTYKCYRPCYRAMSSHCLLQDLSYYCCIELQGEEDRLLTGLSQLTSKEAGPTFAAALCLSGRRQGSVVVYRAGQYPSQPLGPVTFLWRPRTQGSTHRQLWIWAHPTLKQDLLAELRSVCDCSEAVVPVVVPEPSPAEVTPTVDSEPKPKTTPGAKRKRSSKDQSGPPAKKILGDGTRSPTTPVTWKSSSSTTVINDLTMEIIRYRLIGPQSHTVITEAFEAATSCDEMNKSQPSSLWWPEHCKDENKMHLHQQQADVFHLLKGIFSTAELPPGTILGLTVDDPRLTLPTKKVKALPCVKQAQEVDEEKRRELVLSGVSEHCCQSFLWDRSVRDNVIDNKISEQELNRMRSEVLVPGSRLPVPPQGRVPVLLVHQPGKQVGHEMSSWGAGWDLLLPKGWGMAFWVPLVYRGVRIGGLNMSLKHSQNKSAPHFPHDYPDCPAGVHFQEEQEAELLDKFKRRPPAKRTNYIKHGCLAPFCCPWQQLAEEWEHITREGGEEREGAGRSRTTTEADTVMEGEVATPRQDVTMTMAQRFTVLRNRKSLRLLSGWCKPTTSKGQRACRLRPPPPSLDLSAVKSFLTSHRMTLVWVRLSLLSGGKPELHGIVCVPTSEDLKQLKAPGAVGPQEPPHKDHFKSRIKRKKSSKKAAAPSLPSDKTVEKETELSSASDPNIPITSSSPLDLVLGLWPDPLPSVASHCSRLTLGWVTQGDFSLSAGCGEALGFVSVPGLLNTLQNQPMEHRGTVLLRNPTSLQYRFAKINIEV, encoded by the exons ATG AAAATGTCTGCATCTAAAGTCAAGATGCGGGAGAAGAAGATGAGGGATCAGCCCGTCAGTGTGCAGTATTCTTCCCAGAATGAGGCAGGAGGCAGCAACGAAAACGGAG GTGGAGGTCCATCCACAAATAGGCCGAAGCGCTCTCACCATCAGCCTGGGTGGGTTCGTGGACACCAGAAAGATGGAGGAGACTACTCCAAAGAAATGCCCAAGTATATCACTG CTGGAGGGTTTGCCAGGGCCCGGGCAGCGGAGGTGAAAGCCATGCTGAAAGCTGTCACAAAGAGACCAGCCAGTTGTCATGTGTTTGAAACTCTGCCTAAACACATGAGGAGACGGGCCATGAGCCACAACACCAAGCGGCTTCCACGGAGGCTGAGACTCATGGCTATGAAACTG CGAGAGAAAAGCCTACAGGGCGGCtccaagaaaaaaaaggaacagactAGGAGTAAGAGTCGCAAAGCTCGCCGTCGGCATGGAAATCTCTTGTTGGAGTTTAACCGCcgccagaggaagaacatttgGTTGGAAACGCACATTTGGCACGCCAAGCGATTTCACATGGTTAAAAAGTGGGGCTACTGCCTCGGGGACAGACCCACATACAAATGTTACCGCCCCTGCTACAGAGCTATGAGCAGCCACTGCCTGCTGCAG GACCTTTCTTACTACTGCTGCATAGAGCTACAAGGAGAGGAAGACCGGCTGCTGACGGGTCTGAGTCAGCTGACCAGCAAGGAGGCAG gtccCACATTTGCTGCAGCCCTGTGTCTATCAGGGAGGAGACAGGGCAGTGTGGTGGTCTACAGAGCTGGACAGTACCCCTCCCAGCCCCTGGGCCCCGTTACCTTCCTCTGGAGGCCCCGAACCCAAGGCTCGACCCACAGACAGCTGTGGATCTGGGCTCATCCCACCCTCAAACAG GATCTTCTTGCTGAGTTACGAAGTGTTTGCGATTGTTCTGAGGCAGTCGTCCCTGTGGTCGTGCCTGAGCCGTCACCTGCAGAGGTCACTCCCACCGTAGACTCGGAGCCAAAGCCTAAAACCACCCCTGGAGCCAAGAGGAAGAGGAGCTCCAAGGACCAGAGCGGACCCCCAGCCAAGAAGATCCTGGGTGATGGAACCAGATCTCCCACCACTCCTGTGACCTGGAAGTCCAGCTCATCTACAACAGTCATAAA TGATCTGACAATGGAGATCATTCGCTACCGTCTGATTGGACCACAATCCCACACTGTGATCACAGAGGCTTTTGAAGCGGCAACATCTTGTGAt GAAATGAACAAATCCCAGCCATCTTCACTCTGGTGGCCTGAACACTgcaaagatgaaaacaagatGCATCTACACCAACAACAAGCTGATGTATTTCACTTACTTAAAG GCATCTTTTCCACCGCAGAGCTCCCCCCAGGCACAATCCTCGGTCTGACTGTAGACGATCCCAGACTGACTTTACCAACTAAGAAGGTTAAAGCTTTGCCCTGTGTAAAGCAGGCACAAG AGGTGGATGAGGAGAAGAGAAGGGAACTGGTACTCAGCGGTGTATCAGAACACTGCTGTCAGAGCTTCCTGTGGGACCGGTCCGTCCGAGACAACGTCATCGATAACAAGATATCGGAGCAG GAGTTAAACCGTATGAGAAGTGAGGTTCTGGTCCCGGGGTCCAGACTCCCTGTCCCCCCACAGGGTCGAGTCCCCGTCCTGCTGGTTCATCAGCCTGGGAAACAGGTGGGACATGAGATGAGCTCCTGGGGGGCTGGATGGGACCTGCTGCTTCCCAAAGGCTGGGGCATGGCCTTCTGGGTTCCACTG GTGTACAGAGGAGTCCGCATCGGTGGGCTGAACATGAGTCTGAAACACTCTCAGAATAAAAGCGCTCCTCACTTCCCTCACGATTACCCAGACTGCCCTGCTGGCGTTCACttccaggaggagcaggaggcagAGCTTCTGGACAAGTTCAAAAG GCGTCCGCCCGCCAAAAGGACCAATTACATTAAACATGGATGTCTGGCTCCGTTCTGTTGCCCGTGGCAACAGCTAGCCGAGGAGTGGGAGCACATCACGAGGGAGGGAGGCGAGGAGAGAGAGGGGGCTGGTCGGAGTCGAACCACAACAGAGGCTGACACTGTGATGGAGGGGGAGGTGGCGACCCCTCGTCAGGATGTCACCATGACGATGGCACAGAGATTCACTGTACTGAG GAACAGAAAGTCTTTGAGGCTGCTCTCTGGTTGGTGCAAACCCACCACATCCAAAGGTCAAAGGGCGTGTCGTCTCAGGCCGCCACCGCCATCTCTGGACCTTTCAGCTGTGAAGTCATTCCTCACTTCACATAGGATGACGCTGGTGTGGGTGCGACTATCACTTCTGTCCGGCGGCAAACCAGAACTCCACGGTATCGTGTGTGTGCCGACCTCTGAGGATCTGAAGCAGCTCAAAGCGCCCGGCGCCGTCGGCCCCCAAGAGCCCCCGCATAAGGATCACTTCAAAAGCAGAATAAAGCGAAAGAAGAGCTCAAAGAAAGCCGCTGCACCCTCTCTGCCTTCTGATAAGACTGTGGAGAAAGAGACAGAGCTCAGTTCTGCTTCTGACCCAAATATTCCCATCACCTCATCCTCTCCATTGGACCTGGTTTTGGGGCTGTGGCCTGACCCCCTGCCCAGCGTCGCCTCCCACTGCTCCCGGCTCACCCTGGGCTGGGTCACCCAAGGGGATTTCTCTCTATCCGCCGGCTGTGGGGAGGCTCTGGGCTTCGTCAGCGTCCCCGGGCTCCTTAATACCCTCCAGAACCAGCCGATGGAGCACAGAGGGACGGTTCTGCTGCGTAATCCCACCTCCCTTCAGTACCGCTTCGCTAAAATCAACATCGAGGTCTGA
- the LOC115436431 gene encoding ribonucleases P/MRP protein subunit POP1-like isoform X1 gives MKMSASKVKMREKKMRDQPVSVQYSSQNEAGGSNENGGETRSTGGGPSTNRPKRSHHQPGWVRGHQKDGGDYSKEMPKYITAGGFARARAAEVKAMLKAVTKRPASCHVFETLPKHMRRRAMSHNTKRLPRRLRLMAMKLREKSLQGGSKKKKEQTRSKSRKARRRHGNLLLEFNRRQRKNIWLETHIWHAKRFHMVKKWGYCLGDRPTYKCYRPCYRAMSSHCLLQDLSYYCCIELQGEEDRLLTGLSQLTSKEAGPTFAAALCLSGRRQGSVVVYRAGQYPSQPLGPVTFLWRPRTQGSTHRQLWIWAHPTLKQDLLAELRSVCDCSEAVVPVVVPEPSPAEVTPTVDSEPKPKTTPGAKRKRSSKDQSGPPAKKILGDGTRSPTTPVTWKSSSSTTVINDLTMEIIRYRLIGPQSHTVITEAFEAATSCDEMNKSQPSSLWWPEHCKDENKMHLHQQQADVFHLLKGIFSTAELPPGTILGLTVDDPRLTLPTKKVKALPCVKQAQEVDEEKRRELVLSGVSEHCCQSFLWDRSVRDNVIDNKISEQELNRMRSEVLVPGSRLPVPPQGRVPVLLVHQPGKQVGHEMSSWGAGWDLLLPKGWGMAFWVPLVYRGVRIGGLNMSLKHSQNKSAPHFPHDYPDCPAGVHFQEEQEAELLDKFKRRPPAKRTNYIKHGCLAPFCCPWQQLAEEWEHITREGGEEREGAGRSRTTTEADTVMEGEVATPRQDVTMTMAQRFTVLRNRKSLRLLSGWCKPTTSKGQRACRLRPPPPSLDLSAVKSFLTSHRMTLVWVRLSLLSGGKPELHGIVCVPTSEDLKQLKAPGAVGPQEPPHKDHFKSRIKRKKSSKKAAAPSLPSDKTVEKETELSSASDPNIPITSSSPLDLVLGLWPDPLPSVASHCSRLTLGWVTQGDFSLSAGCGEALGFVSVPGLLNTLQNQPMEHRGTVLLRNPTSLQYRFAKINIEV, from the exons ATG AAAATGTCTGCATCTAAAGTCAAGATGCGGGAGAAGAAGATGAGGGATCAGCCCGTCAGTGTGCAGTATTCTTCCCAGAATGAGGCAGGAGGCAGCAACGAAAACGGAGGTGAAACCCGCAGCACTG GTGGAGGTCCATCCACAAATAGGCCGAAGCGCTCTCACCATCAGCCTGGGTGGGTTCGTGGACACCAGAAAGATGGAGGAGACTACTCCAAAGAAATGCCCAAGTATATCACTG CTGGAGGGTTTGCCAGGGCCCGGGCAGCGGAGGTGAAAGCCATGCTGAAAGCTGTCACAAAGAGACCAGCCAGTTGTCATGTGTTTGAAACTCTGCCTAAACACATGAGGAGACGGGCCATGAGCCACAACACCAAGCGGCTTCCACGGAGGCTGAGACTCATGGCTATGAAACTG CGAGAGAAAAGCCTACAGGGCGGCtccaagaaaaaaaaggaacagactAGGAGTAAGAGTCGCAAAGCTCGCCGTCGGCATGGAAATCTCTTGTTGGAGTTTAACCGCcgccagaggaagaacatttgGTTGGAAACGCACATTTGGCACGCCAAGCGATTTCACATGGTTAAAAAGTGGGGCTACTGCCTCGGGGACAGACCCACATACAAATGTTACCGCCCCTGCTACAGAGCTATGAGCAGCCACTGCCTGCTGCAG GACCTTTCTTACTACTGCTGCATAGAGCTACAAGGAGAGGAAGACCGGCTGCTGACGGGTCTGAGTCAGCTGACCAGCAAGGAGGCAG gtccCACATTTGCTGCAGCCCTGTGTCTATCAGGGAGGAGACAGGGCAGTGTGGTGGTCTACAGAGCTGGACAGTACCCCTCCCAGCCCCTGGGCCCCGTTACCTTCCTCTGGAGGCCCCGAACCCAAGGCTCGACCCACAGACAGCTGTGGATCTGGGCTCATCCCACCCTCAAACAG GATCTTCTTGCTGAGTTACGAAGTGTTTGCGATTGTTCTGAGGCAGTCGTCCCTGTGGTCGTGCCTGAGCCGTCACCTGCAGAGGTCACTCCCACCGTAGACTCGGAGCCAAAGCCTAAAACCACCCCTGGAGCCAAGAGGAAGAGGAGCTCCAAGGACCAGAGCGGACCCCCAGCCAAGAAGATCCTGGGTGATGGAACCAGATCTCCCACCACTCCTGTGACCTGGAAGTCCAGCTCATCTACAACAGTCATAAA TGATCTGACAATGGAGATCATTCGCTACCGTCTGATTGGACCACAATCCCACACTGTGATCACAGAGGCTTTTGAAGCGGCAACATCTTGTGAt GAAATGAACAAATCCCAGCCATCTTCACTCTGGTGGCCTGAACACTgcaaagatgaaaacaagatGCATCTACACCAACAACAAGCTGATGTATTTCACTTACTTAAAG GCATCTTTTCCACCGCAGAGCTCCCCCCAGGCACAATCCTCGGTCTGACTGTAGACGATCCCAGACTGACTTTACCAACTAAGAAGGTTAAAGCTTTGCCCTGTGTAAAGCAGGCACAAG AGGTGGATGAGGAGAAGAGAAGGGAACTGGTACTCAGCGGTGTATCAGAACACTGCTGTCAGAGCTTCCTGTGGGACCGGTCCGTCCGAGACAACGTCATCGATAACAAGATATCGGAGCAG GAGTTAAACCGTATGAGAAGTGAGGTTCTGGTCCCGGGGTCCAGACTCCCTGTCCCCCCACAGGGTCGAGTCCCCGTCCTGCTGGTTCATCAGCCTGGGAAACAGGTGGGACATGAGATGAGCTCCTGGGGGGCTGGATGGGACCTGCTGCTTCCCAAAGGCTGGGGCATGGCCTTCTGGGTTCCACTG GTGTACAGAGGAGTCCGCATCGGTGGGCTGAACATGAGTCTGAAACACTCTCAGAATAAAAGCGCTCCTCACTTCCCTCACGATTACCCAGACTGCCCTGCTGGCGTTCACttccaggaggagcaggaggcagAGCTTCTGGACAAGTTCAAAAG GCGTCCGCCCGCCAAAAGGACCAATTACATTAAACATGGATGTCTGGCTCCGTTCTGTTGCCCGTGGCAACAGCTAGCCGAGGAGTGGGAGCACATCACGAGGGAGGGAGGCGAGGAGAGAGAGGGGGCTGGTCGGAGTCGAACCACAACAGAGGCTGACACTGTGATGGAGGGGGAGGTGGCGACCCCTCGTCAGGATGTCACCATGACGATGGCACAGAGATTCACTGTACTGAG GAACAGAAAGTCTTTGAGGCTGCTCTCTGGTTGGTGCAAACCCACCACATCCAAAGGTCAAAGGGCGTGTCGTCTCAGGCCGCCACCGCCATCTCTGGACCTTTCAGCTGTGAAGTCATTCCTCACTTCACATAGGATGACGCTGGTGTGGGTGCGACTATCACTTCTGTCCGGCGGCAAACCAGAACTCCACGGTATCGTGTGTGTGCCGACCTCTGAGGATCTGAAGCAGCTCAAAGCGCCCGGCGCCGTCGGCCCCCAAGAGCCCCCGCATAAGGATCACTTCAAAAGCAGAATAAAGCGAAAGAAGAGCTCAAAGAAAGCCGCTGCACCCTCTCTGCCTTCTGATAAGACTGTGGAGAAAGAGACAGAGCTCAGTTCTGCTTCTGACCCAAATATTCCCATCACCTCATCCTCTCCATTGGACCTGGTTTTGGGGCTGTGGCCTGACCCCCTGCCCAGCGTCGCCTCCCACTGCTCCCGGCTCACCCTGGGCTGGGTCACCCAAGGGGATTTCTCTCTATCCGCCGGCTGTGGGGAGGCTCTGGGCTTCGTCAGCGTCCCCGGGCTCCTTAATACCCTCCAGAACCAGCCGATGGAGCACAGAGGGACGGTTCTGCTGCGTAATCCCACCTCCCTTCAGTACCGCTTCGCTAAAATCAACATCGAGGTCTGA